The Clostridium aceticum genomic interval GTCTATGGTCAAGTAAAAACTTTTTTACATTAAGCAATTCTATAGATGATATTATGCGTGCCAATTATAAAAGTGTTGTTGCAGCTCAAAATATGGTGGTAGCTTTAGAAAGACAGGATAGCGCGATATTATCCTATATGTTTACCAATGAAAATGAAACCTTTATTCATTTTAAGGAAAATGAAGTAAAGTTTTTAAGAGATTTGGCTATTGCAGAAGGCAATATAACAGAAAGAGGAGAGAAAGAAGTTGTTGAGGAGATTCATGATGCTTATGTGATTTTTTTAGAAAAAGTAAGGTTGCTGAGTAATATTCAGTCTAGCGAGGGCCAAGAAGCAGCTAAGAATTTTTATTTCAATAACGTATTTCCAGCCTTTGAAAGAGCAAAAGAGCTTTCAAGGAATTTGCAGTTATTAAATCAAGAAGCGATGTTAAGGTTAAAGGATGAAGCTCATAATACAGCTGAAAAAGCTACCTATTCTACCTTATCGATTGCACTAATTACAACAATTGTAGGGAGTATACTAGCTTGGGTATCTATTCATAAAACCATTCAACCTATTCAAGAATTAATTGAGAAGGTTAAAAAAATTGCAGAAGGAGATTATGATCAACAAATTTATATAAAAGGTAGTGGTGAGATTTCTGTGTTGGCTGATGAGTTTAATGTAATGGCTAAAAAGCTAAGTAGTTATGAACAACTAAATATTAAACGATTAATGAAAGAAAAGAAGAAGGCAGAAGCCATTGTTGAGGGCATTAGCGATGGAATTATTGTTACGGATATCAATCATAAGATTACATTAGTAAATAGAGCTGCTGAAAGAATTTTTAATGTTAAGGAAACGGATGCTTTGGAAAGACATTTTTTAGAAATCGTTAAACATGAGGAAGTTTTTAAGATTGTTGAAGAAGTAGAGAATCTACAGAAGAACACAGATAAAAAACCATTGAGGGAAGCTGCTATTTCATTAAGACAGAATGAAAAATACAAGCACTATAGAATTCAAGTGCTACCTATAGGAGATAAGTTTAAAGAGTTTATCGGCGTTGTAACATTGATCCAAGATA includes:
- a CDS encoding ATP-binding protein; its protein translation is MKRSIKSKILLLFLVVLVIFALTSLWSSKNFFTLSNSIDDIMRANYKSVVAAQNMVVALERQDSAILSYMFTNENETFIHFKENEVKFLRDLAIAEGNITERGEKEVVEEIHDAYVIFLEKVRLLSNIQSSEGQEAAKNFYFNNVFPAFERAKELSRNLQLLNQEAMLRLKDEAHNTAEKATYSTLSIALITTIVGSILAWVSIHKTIQPIQELIEKVKKIAEGDYDQQIYIKGSGEISVLADEFNVMAKKLSSYEQLNIKRLMKEKKKAEAIVEGISDGIIVTDINHKITLVNRAAERIFNVKETDALERHFLEIVKHEEVFKIVEEVENLQKNTDKKPLREAAISLRQNEKYKHYRIQVLPIGDKFKEFIGVVTLIQDITKLKEIDEMKSDFISTVSHEFRTPLTSMSMGTGLLLEGIPGPLTENQKELVEAMKEDQERLKNLVNDLLDLSRIESGKIEMNIRGNELKKILEESVKAFEHQARDKNIELSYCIEENLPLVRADFNKVSWILINLIGNAMRYTPRDGSGKIQIEGKRTGSIVLVSVSDNGIGIPQEYRKKIFEKFVQVKDREGNPTGGTGLGLAICKEIIEAHGGQIWVKSKLGKGSSFYFTLAIEKS